A single Gopherus evgoodei ecotype Sinaloan lineage unplaced genomic scaffold, rGopEvg1_v1.p scaffold_53_arrow_ctg1, whole genome shotgun sequence DNA region contains:
- the LOC115643229 gene encoding olfactory receptor 5A1-like: MGNQTEVTEFIILGLSNDPQMQIFLFLVFLVVYLITLLANMVIMLVIRADPQLHTLMYFFLSHLSFVDICYSSAIVRKILVHFLAEHKTISVNSCITQIFFIFLLVVTEGCILSAMAYDRYAAISDPLHYMDTMSKGICFQLVSGAWAIGFIDSLLNTVFALKLHFCGPNQINHFSCELPCVLRLSCTETLTNQVMLFTSVVILGSSSFLFTLISYIHIISTILRIRSAEGRRKAFSTCSSHLIVVGLLYLTAFFQYTKPNSVSSMVLDEIFSIQYSILTLMLNPIFYSLKNKDVKTAIGKMLGEYNFFK; encoded by the coding sequence ATGGGAAATCAAACTGAAGTGACTGAATTTATTATCCTGGGACTTTCCAATGacccacagatgcagattttcctcttcctggtgttTTTAGTTGTCTACCTAATCACGCTTTTGGCAAATATGGTGATCATGCTGGTGATAAGGGCTGATCCTCAACTTCACACACTAATGTACTTCTTCCTGTCTcatttatcctttgttgatatTTGCTATTCCTCAGCCATTGTCCGTAAGATATTGGTGCATTTCTTGGCAGAGCACAAAACCATTTCTGTCAATAGCTGCATTACACAGATATTCTTCATTTTCCTGCTAGTTGTTACAGAAGGTTGTATCCTCTCAGCAATGGCTTATGACCGCTATGCTGCCATCTCTGACCCATTACATTACATGGATACAATGAGCAAAGGGATCTGTTTTCAGCTGGTGAGTGGTGCATGGGCGATAGGCTTCATAGATTCCCTGcttaacactgtttttgccctcaAGCTGCATTTCTGTGGGCCCAATCAAATCAACCATTTCAGTTGTGAGCTCCCTTGTGTATTACGTTTGTCCTGCACTGAGACCCTCACCAATCAAGTGATGCTTTTTACTTCTGTTGTCATACTTGGATCAAGCTCCTTTCTCTTCACCCTGATCTCCTACAttcacatcatctccaccatcctgaggataCGCTCTGCAGAAGGCAGgcgtaaagccttctccacctgcagctcccaccttatTGTGGTTGGTTTGTTGTACTTGACAGCTTTTTTCCAATACACCAAACCGAACTCAGTCTCATCTATGGTTCTGgatgaaatattttccatccaGTACAGTATCTTGACTCTCATGTTAAACCCCATCttctacagcctgaaaaacaaggaTGTGAAAACAGCTATAGGGAAAATGTTGGGGGAATACAATTTTTTCAAGTAG